A genomic segment from Leptolyngbya boryana PCC 6306 encodes:
- a CDS encoding precorrin-8X methylmutase has translation MIDYIRNGEDIYRKSFAIIRSEANLERLPADLAHVTVRLIHACGMTDLANDIEASADAVQAGRQALANGAAIYCDAQMVANGVTRKRLPVDNPVICTLNDPIVPELAQKLNNTRSAAALDLWDMRGAVIAIGNAPTALFRLLELLDEGAPKPALILGFPVGFVGAAESKAELAANSRGVPFITLHGRRGGSAIAAAAVNALAKQEEI, from the coding sequence ATGATTGATTACATTCGCAACGGTGAGGATATTTACCGTAAATCATTTGCCATTATTCGGTCTGAAGCGAATCTCGAACGGTTGCCTGCGGATCTGGCTCACGTCACAGTGCGATTAATTCATGCTTGTGGAATGACTGATCTCGCGAATGATATTGAGGCTTCTGCAGATGCGGTTCAAGCAGGTCGTCAGGCGTTAGCCAATGGAGCCGCAATTTACTGCGATGCTCAAATGGTGGCAAATGGGGTGACTCGAAAACGTTTGCCAGTCGATAATCCTGTGATTTGTACCCTCAATGATCCAATTGTTCCAGAACTGGCGCAAAAGCTGAACAATACGCGATCGGCTGCTGCTTTAGATCTTTGGGACATGAGAGGAGCCGTGATTGCGATCGGGAATGCGCCGACTGCATTATTTAGATTGCTGGAATTGCTCGATGAAGGTGCACCAAAACCTGCGTTGATTTTAGGCTTTCCCGTTGGTTTTGTTGGAGCGGCAGAATCGAAAGCCGAACTTGCAGCCAACAGTCGAGGTGTGCCGTTTATTACCTTGCATGGGCGACGAGGTGGAAGCGCGATCGCAGCAGCGGCAGTCAATGCTTTAGCAAAACAAGAGGAGATATAA
- a CDS encoding sensor histidine kinase, whose product MSFVFLSRRDVQNFLSMSSFDAATTAKFLTLAAQLTTLSLIFIGVLMLIMLGLVWRLLSALRHFHQWTTSSTHRLDPYPLNLYPAPTEIKGLAQRWNEIVTQLATVKDQQRQFTNAVAHELRSPLSLIYGYLQRSQKQNQTLTDTQKETLAMAITEAERMTLILKDLIDLARIESINIAIDEEVVILNDFVHDVVNMTEQFESCNIETKLSTTPIRVQTNRDYLMQILDHLISNAIKHSNLDIPIIITLHQESNTAIIQVRDRGSGISPSQQAFVFEPFYRTDPSRARTTGGTGLGLTIAKTLAERMGGNITVESQPGEGSTFTLTLPAVGTRS is encoded by the coding sequence GTGAGTTTCGTTTTTCTCAGTCGTCGAGATGTGCAAAACTTTCTGTCGATGAGTTCGTTTGATGCAGCAACCACTGCAAAATTTCTCACGCTCGCTGCTCAGTTAACGACCTTAAGCTTAATTTTTATTGGCGTGCTGATGTTGATCATGCTCGGATTAGTTTGGCGATTGCTTTCAGCATTACGACATTTCCATCAATGGACAACTTCTTCAACTCATCGACTAGATCCCTATCCGCTCAATTTATACCCTGCACCGACCGAAATCAAAGGATTAGCGCAACGTTGGAATGAGATCGTTACTCAACTAGCAACGGTTAAAGATCAACAGCGACAATTTACGAATGCGGTCGCTCATGAACTGCGATCGCCATTGAGTTTAATTTACGGCTATCTCCAGCGGAGTCAAAAACAAAATCAAACATTGACAGATACGCAAAAAGAAACACTTGCGATGGCAATCACAGAAGCAGAGCGAATGACGCTCATCTTAAAAGACTTGATTGATCTTGCGCGCATAGAAAGTATTAATATCGCGATTGATGAAGAAGTCGTTATTTTAAACGATTTTGTTCACGATGTCGTCAATATGACCGAACAGTTTGAGTCTTGTAATATTGAAACCAAATTATCCACAACGCCAATCCGAGTCCAAACAAATCGCGACTATTTAATGCAAATTCTAGATCACCTCATTAGCAATGCAATTAAACATTCCAATTTAGATATTCCAATCATCATTACACTCCACCAAGAAAGCAACACAGCGATTATTCAAGTGCGCGATCGCGGAAGCGGTATTTCCCCATCTCAACAAGCCTTTGTATTTGAGCCATTTTACCGAACTGATCCGTCGCGGGCACGAACAACTGGTGGGACTGGCTTAGGATTGACGATCGCAAAAACATTAGCAGAACGGATGGGCGGCAATATTACTGTCGAATCTCAACCCGGTGAAGGCAGTACGTTCACATTAACACTTCCAGCAGTAGGAACCCGATCATGA
- a CDS encoding GAF domain-containing sensor histidine kinase has product MMTIPSRPEQRTLAILSSLSYRTGELSSYLYEVAQGVSELIGLDWSVVTYCQGDSERILASTIELGEVANQVYSLHGSLTGTVVKTGAPLVVENASTCKDYGQAPEGYQAYLGVPLRTSSGDVIGTICSFQRQPRCFTENEVKLAELFAERAATAIDNYQLYQQQQQFNEMLEAEVMKRTIELRAAQSELLTANLELEQRVEQRTAELKQAEAKFRAIVENANDIIFAITPDNVFSYVSPNVADVLGFQPSEMEGNLITSFIHPDDIQACIGEIEQLLSTGQKQSGTEYRAPHKQGGWRWLTANIGLTQDTNGQPLIVGVTRDISDRKQAEKALERLAEIGELAAMIVHEVRNPLTTISMGLNTFKKLNLTERFQEYLSLALDEADRLQRLLNQILLYSKPQTLQRSQLALDQLITETLDTLKTIPAASEKDLKVDIASSPIQVLADQDKLKQVFINLIINAYEASNTGETVTVKLYTLRNHQACIHIQNQGQPIPTESLPNLTKPFFTTKTAGTGLGLAIVKRIIEAHEGELSIESSATTGTIVQVLLPLTP; this is encoded by the coding sequence ATGATGACGATTCCTTCGAGACCGGAGCAGCGAACCTTAGCAATTCTATCCTCCCTGAGTTATCGAACGGGCGAACTCAGCTCCTATTTGTATGAAGTGGCGCAAGGAGTTAGCGAACTGATTGGGTTAGACTGGTCGGTTGTGACCTATTGCCAAGGGGATAGCGAGCGGATTCTGGCAAGTACGATCGAGCTAGGGGAAGTAGCAAATCAGGTGTATTCGCTGCATGGTAGCTTGACTGGTACAGTTGTAAAAACGGGCGCTCCGTTAGTCGTCGAGAATGCAAGTACCTGTAAGGATTATGGTCAGGCACCAGAAGGCTATCAGGCTTATTTAGGAGTGCCTTTACGAACCTCAAGCGGTGACGTGATTGGGACAATTTGCTCTTTCCAACGGCAGCCCCGTTGCTTTACAGAAAACGAAGTGAAGCTAGCAGAACTGTTTGCTGAACGGGCTGCAACGGCAATCGATAACTATCAGCTTTACCAACAGCAGCAACAATTCAATGAAATGTTAGAAGCGGAGGTCATGAAACGCACAATCGAACTCCGCGCCGCCCAATCAGAGTTATTGACTGCTAACCTTGAATTAGAACAACGGGTTGAGCAGCGCACAGCAGAACTCAAACAAGCAGAAGCAAAGTTTCGAGCAATCGTTGAGAATGCGAATGATATTATCTTTGCAATCACGCCGGACAATGTATTTTCCTATGTTTCTCCTAATGTTGCTGATGTGCTAGGATTCCAGCCTTCGGAAATGGAAGGAAACTTGATCACATCGTTCATCCATCCTGATGATATTCAAGCTTGTATTGGCGAGATCGAACAATTGCTTTCAACCGGACAGAAACAATCGGGAACAGAATATCGTGCTCCTCATAAACAAGGTGGCTGGCGTTGGCTCACTGCAAATATCGGATTAACTCAAGATACAAACGGACAACCGCTGATTGTAGGCGTAACCCGTGATATTAGCGATCGTAAACAAGCCGAGAAAGCATTAGAACGGCTCGCAGAAATTGGTGAGCTAGCCGCGATGATTGTGCATGAAGTCCGAAACCCGCTGACGACAATTTCAATGGGACTAAATACGTTCAAAAAACTCAATTTGACAGAGCGGTTTCAGGAATATCTTTCGCTTGCATTAGATGAAGCCGACCGTTTACAGCGATTATTGAACCAAATTTTGCTGTATTCTAAACCGCAAACTTTACAGCGATCGCAGTTAGCTTTGGATCAATTGATCACCGAAACACTTGATACTCTCAAGACCATTCCTGCTGCGTCGGAGAAAGACCTAAAGGTGGACATCGCATCCTCACCCATTCAAGTTTTAGCGGATCAAGATAAGCTGAAACAGGTGTTCATTAACTTAATCATCAATGCCTATGAAGCCAGCAATACCGGAGAGACAGTAACGGTTAAGCTCTATACGCTTAGAAATCATCAAGCTTGCATTCACATTCAAAATCAGGGTCAACCGATTCCTACAGAGAGTCTGCCCAACTTAACGAAACCCTTCTTCACGACAAAAACAGCGGGCACTGGGTTAGGACTCGCGATCGTCAAACGGATCATCGAAGCTCATGAAGGTGAATTGAGTATCGAATCCTCTGCGACAACAGGAACGATCGTTCAAGTATTGCTGCCTCTAACACCATAA
- a CDS encoding response regulator transcription factor: MSAHILLVEDEVKLARFIELELVSEGYTVSVAHDGMSGLMLAREATLDLAILDWMLPGLSGLELCRRLRSTGSKVPVILLTARDEVSDRVAGLDAGADDYMVKPFSIEELLARVRAHLRRVQDGDEEILQFNTLRLNRKTREVYRGTRSISLTAKEFDLLEYLLRHPRQVFTRDQILEHVWGYNFIGDSNIIEVYIRYLRLKLEEEQEPRLLHTVRGVGYTLRD; this comes from the coding sequence ATGAGTGCTCATATTCTATTAGTTGAGGATGAAGTTAAACTTGCTCGTTTTATCGAACTAGAACTGGTTAGTGAGGGCTATACGGTTAGTGTCGCGCATGATGGCATGTCAGGCTTGATGCTTGCTCGCGAGGCAACGCTCGATCTGGCGATTCTCGATTGGATGCTTCCAGGATTGTCTGGTTTAGAACTCTGTCGGCGATTGCGATCGACCGGAAGTAAAGTTCCAGTCATTCTGTTAACGGCACGCGATGAGGTAAGCGATCGCGTTGCGGGTCTGGATGCAGGAGCCGATGATTACATGGTGAAACCGTTTAGCATTGAGGAACTGCTCGCAAGAGTCCGCGCTCATTTGCGTCGAGTGCAAGACGGTGATGAAGAGATTTTACAGTTCAATACCTTACGCCTGAATCGGAAGACTCGCGAGGTATATCGCGGCACTCGATCGATTTCTCTTACTGCAAAGGAATTCGATTTACTAGAGTATCTTTTGCGGCATCCGCGTCAAGTGTTTACTCGTGATCAGATTCTTGAGCATGTTTGGGGCTATAACTTCATCGGCGATTCTAATATTATTGAAGTTTACATTCGCTATTTACGTCTGAAATTAGAAGAAGAACAGGAGCCGAGACTCCTTCATACTGTTCGGGGAGTTGGCTATACGCTACGCGATTGA
- the cobG gene encoding precorrin-3B synthase, whose protein sequence is MSELVSANPCPGLFYETPAQDGILMRIRVPGGILTVAQASAIAEITDRWKTSTIQVTNRANLQFRAVSSAPEIFEILKNIGLAAKNAQVDHLRNVMASPTAGIDPSELIDTRSLVQDIDTYIQSTPELAGLPPKFSIGIDGGGQVSIGTRSEQAWQHRYNEIQLSAISSNQLQLAFAADKQLYETGVVIDATECVSAIATLAKVYLSYVQQSQRPKKPRMRDMLKDWGVQGILDRAGFATFSTAISLKSEIASLIGVHAQKQAGLFYIGIALPLGQLSIAQFQHLIELAKTYGSGEIRLTPWQSIILPNIADPSTVLQELSGFSIDPIQSSIVACAGKPGCASAETHTQADAHALTQSLKHPINVHITGCPKGCAQPSPADITLLGTRMEQSEAYYLFAGEELLTEQPVSDLSTIAQLINARYD, encoded by the coding sequence ATGAGTGAGTTAGTGAGTGCAAACCCCTGTCCAGGGCTATTTTATGAAACGCCTGCCCAAGATGGAATCTTGATGCGAATTCGAGTTCCAGGCGGGATTTTGACTGTAGCGCAGGCAAGTGCGATCGCTGAAATTACCGATCGCTGGAAGACTTCGACGATTCAAGTGACGAATCGTGCGAATCTTCAATTTCGAGCGGTTTCATCGGCTCCAGAAATCTTTGAAATCTTGAAAAATATTGGGCTTGCGGCAAAAAATGCTCAGGTGGATCATCTGCGCAATGTGATGGCAAGCCCAACCGCAGGAATTGATCCAAGCGAATTAATCGATACGCGATCGCTCGTTCAAGACATTGATACTTACATTCAATCCACGCCAGAATTAGCAGGTCTGCCCCCAAAATTTAGTATTGGGATTGATGGCGGTGGGCAGGTGAGTATCGGAACGCGATCCGAACAAGCTTGGCAACATCGATACAATGAGATTCAACTTTCAGCGATATCATCGAATCAGCTTCAGTTAGCTTTTGCAGCAGATAAACAACTGTATGAAACTGGAGTCGTGATTGATGCGACGGAGTGTGTTTCTGCGATCGCAACTCTAGCCAAAGTTTATTTGAGCTATGTCCAACAATCTCAGCGTCCGAAAAAGCCAAGGATGAGAGATATGTTGAAAGATTGGGGGGTTCAAGGAATTCTCGATCGTGCAGGGTTTGCAACCTTCAGCACTGCAATTTCTTTAAAATCTGAGATTGCTTCCCTTATCGGAGTTCATGCTCAAAAACAAGCTGGATTGTTTTATATCGGGATTGCATTACCTTTGGGGCAACTCTCGATCGCGCAATTTCAACACCTCATCGAACTTGCTAAAACCTACGGTTCAGGCGAAATTCGACTAACACCGTGGCAATCGATCATTCTGCCAAATATTGCCGATCCATCTACCGTATTGCAAGAGCTATCTGGTTTCTCAATTGACCCGATTCAATCCTCGATCGTTGCCTGTGCTGGCAAGCCTGGATGTGCTTCTGCTGAGACACATACGCAAGCTGATGCTCATGCTTTGACTCAGTCCTTAAAGCATCCCATTAATGTTCATATTACAGGCTGTCCAAAAGGTTGTGCTCAACCGAGTCCTGCTGATATCACCTTGCTTGGAACTAGGATGGAACAGTCCGAAGCTTACTATCTTTTTGCTGGAGAGGAACTGCTGACAGAACAGCCTGTGTCAGACCTCTCTACGATCGCTCAACTTATCAATGCTCGATATGATTGA
- a CDS encoding DM13 domain-containing protein has protein sequence MAKNQTTEPELPAKPELATQAKTPASTIVKSGSFQSGEHPTQGKAQIVTQNGKSFLELDQGFKTSSLGPDLVVVLHRSNNVLGSAKPPSYPLKEGEYVVLAPLQKFNGAQSYAIPANVNLKNFQSTVIWCRKFNATFGTAPLS, from the coding sequence ATGGCTAAGAATCAGACAACGGAACCGGAACTTCCAGCAAAACCAGAATTAGCAACTCAAGCGAAAACTCCAGCATCAACCATTGTAAAATCAGGCAGTTTTCAGTCTGGAGAACATCCAACCCAGGGAAAAGCTCAAATTGTTACTCAGAATGGCAAATCTTTCCTAGAACTAGATCAAGGGTTTAAAACCTCTAGTTTGGGACCTGATTTAGTTGTTGTTTTACATCGCTCCAACAATGTACTGGGATCTGCAAAACCACCTTCTTATCCCTTGAAAGAGGGAGAATATGTCGTTCTCGCACCTTTACAAAAGTTTAATGGTGCTCAAAGCTATGCGATTCCAGCCAATGTTAACCTAAAAAACTTTCAGTCCACTGTAATTTGGTGTCGCAAGTTTAATGCAACTTTTGGGACTGCTCCATTAAGTTAA